Proteins encoded within one genomic window of Streptomyces sp. NBC_01314:
- a CDS encoding dihydrodipicolinate synthase family protein → MSVPAPLTGVIPPVCTPLTPDREVDVPSLVRLVDHLVAGGVDALFVLGSSSEAAFLTDAQRRRVVETVVGHVGGQLPVLAGAIDMTTPRVLDHVRAVTAAGAEAVVATAPFYTRTHPAEISRHYRLLAAGSPVPVFAYDIPAAVHSKLPADLVLELAADGVIAGLKDSSGDLAAFRAVVTGARADTALTGFSALTGSELVVDSALALGADGAVPGLANVDPAGYVRLDRLCRAGDRERARAEQERLCALFGMVGVGDPTRMGTGSSALGAFKAALHLRGVITCPATAEPQVPLSEAEVERVGKYLAAAGLL, encoded by the coding sequence ATGTCCGTCCCCGCCCCGCTGACCGGTGTCATCCCGCCCGTCTGCACGCCCCTGACACCGGACCGCGAGGTGGATGTCCCCTCGCTCGTCCGGCTGGTCGACCATCTCGTGGCGGGCGGTGTGGACGCGCTGTTCGTGCTCGGTTCGTCGTCGGAGGCGGCGTTCCTGACGGACGCGCAGCGGCGGCGGGTCGTGGAGACGGTGGTCGGGCATGTCGGCGGCCAACTGCCCGTGCTCGCCGGGGCGATCGACATGACGACGCCCCGCGTACTGGACCACGTCCGCGCCGTGACCGCCGCCGGAGCCGAGGCCGTCGTGGCGACCGCCCCCTTCTACACCCGCACCCACCCGGCGGAGATCTCCCGCCACTACCGGCTGCTCGCCGCCGGCTCGCCCGTCCCGGTCTTCGCCTACGACATCCCGGCCGCCGTCCACTCCAAGCTGCCCGCCGACCTGGTCCTGGAACTGGCGGCGGACGGGGTCATCGCCGGCCTGAAGGACTCCAGCGGCGACCTGGCCGCCTTCCGCGCGGTCGTCACCGGCGCCCGCGCCGACACCGCCCTCACCGGCTTCAGCGCCCTCACCGGTTCCGAACTCGTCGTCGACTCCGCCCTCGCCCTGGGCGCGGACGGTGCGGTGCCGGGGCTGGCGAACGTCGACCCCGCCGGGTACGTACGCCTGGACCGGCTCTGCCGCGCCGGCGACCGGGAGCGGGCCCGCGCCGAACAGGAACGCCTGTGCGCTCTCTTCGGCATGGTCGGCGTCGGCGACCCCACCCGCATGGGCACCGGCTCCTCCGCCCTCGGCGCCTTCAAGGCGGCCCTCCACCTGCGCGGCGTCATCACCTGCCCGGCCACGGCGGAACCCCAGGTACCGCTGTCGGAGGCGGAGGTCGAGCGGGTCGGGAAGTACCTGGCGGCGGCGGGGCTGTTGTAG